In Electrophorus electricus isolate fEleEle1 chromosome 18, fEleEle1.pri, whole genome shotgun sequence, one genomic interval encodes:
- the rnf34a gene encoding E3 ubiquitin-protein ligase RNF34a isoform X2, producing the protein MKAGASCVWASCCGLLNDLMGTGAVRGQQAAFGGGAGHFRFAPAAGYSTFSTTSTLLCQACGQAFSVFRRRENLRRCATCHLLRETAFQRSRLMRLRVKDLRLYLMLHDISTDTCREKEDLVDLVLCHQGAESGEEPDTPTSPSHPLHRAPTADPASPLSLFHREPVNSSDNSGFTNQGVGDSTPLFNLEPAERPQQGMRTSHAPRASLSDLSSLEDVEQLTVRQLKEILVRNFVSFSGCCEKWELVERVRRLYHENNGTRKSNGETRLSSDDSLCRICMDAVIDCVLLECGHMVTCTKCGKRMNECPICRQYVIRAVHVFRS; encoded by the exons ATGAAG gcaGGGGCCTCGTGTGTGTGGGCATCGTGCTGTGGTCTGCTGAATGACCTAATGGGTACAGGAGCAGTGAGAGGACAGCAGGCAGCTTTTGGGGGAGGTGCAGGCCATTTCCGATTCGCTCCTGCTGCTGGCTACTCCaccttctccaccacctccaccctgctGTGCCAGGCCTGCGGACAAGCCTTCTCCGTCTTCAGGAGGAGG GAGAACTTGCGCAGGTGTGCCACTTGTCATCTGCTGAGGGAGACGGCCTTCCAGAGGTCCCGCCTCATGCGCCTGCGCGTCAAAGACCTGCGCCTGTACCTGATGCTGCATGACATCAGCACGGACACCTGCAG agagaaggaggaccTCGTTGACCTGGTGCTGTGTCACCAAGGGGCGGAGAGTGGGGAGGAGCCAGACACCCCTACTTCACCGTCACACCCTCTTCATCGTGCGCCCACTGCAGACCCCGCCTCACCGCTCTCACTGTTTCACAGAGAACCAGTCAACAGTAGTGACAACTCAGGATTCACCaatcag GGTGTTGGTGACTCCACCCCCCTCTTTAACCTGGAGCCAGCAGAGCGCCCACAACAG GGAATGCGGACGTCCCATGCGCCCCGTGCGTCCCTCTCAGACCTGTCCTCTCTGGAGGACGTGGAACAGCTCACAGTCAGACAGCTGAAGGAGATTCTGGTCAGGAACTTCGTCAGCTTCTCCGGCTGCTGTGAGAAGTGGGAGCtggtggagagagtgaggaggcTGTACCATGAGAACAATGGGACCCGCAAGTCTA acGGCGAGACTCGGTTGTCCAGCGATGACAGTCTCTGCCGTATCTGCATGGACGCCGTCATTGACTGCGTCCTGCTGGAATGTGGTCACATGGTCACTTGCACTAAGTGTGGGAAACGTATGAACGAGTGTCCCATCTGCAGACAGTACGTGATCCGAGCCGTGCACGTCTTCAGGTCCTGA
- the rnf34a gene encoding E3 ubiquitin-protein ligase RNF34a isoform X3 produces MGTGAVRGQQAAFGGGAGHFRFAPAAGYSTFSTTSTLLCQACGQAFSVFRRRHVCCDCKKTFCSLCCVLQENLRRCATCHLLRETAFQRSRLMRLRVKDLRLYLMLHDISTDTCREKEDLVDLVLCHQGAESGEEPDTPTSPSHPLHRAPTADPASPLSLFHREPVNSSDNSGFTNQGVGDSTPLFNLEPAERPQQGMRTSHAPRASLSDLSSLEDVEQLTVRQLKEILVRNFVSFSGCCEKWELVERVRRLYHENNGTRKSNGETRLSSDDSLCRICMDAVIDCVLLECGHMVTCTKCGKRMNECPICRQYVIRAVHVFRS; encoded by the exons ATGGGTACAGGAGCAGTGAGAGGACAGCAGGCAGCTTTTGGGGGAGGTGCAGGCCATTTCCGATTCGCTCCTGCTGCTGGCTACTCCaccttctccaccacctccaccctgctGTGCCAGGCCTGCGGACAAGCCTTCTCCGTCTTCAGGAGGAGG CACGTGTGCTGCGACTGTAAGAAAACCTTCTGCTCGCTGTGTTGCGTGCTGCAGGAGAACTTGCGCAGGTGTGCCACTTGTCATCTGCTGAGGGAGACGGCCTTCCAGAGGTCCCGCCTCATGCGCCTGCGCGTCAAAGACCTGCGCCTGTACCTGATGCTGCATGACATCAGCACGGACACCTGCAG agagaaggaggaccTCGTTGACCTGGTGCTGTGTCACCAAGGGGCGGAGAGTGGGGAGGAGCCAGACACCCCTACTTCACCGTCACACCCTCTTCATCGTGCGCCCACTGCAGACCCCGCCTCACCGCTCTCACTGTTTCACAGAGAACCAGTCAACAGTAGTGACAACTCAGGATTCACCaatcag GGTGTTGGTGACTCCACCCCCCTCTTTAACCTGGAGCCAGCAGAGCGCCCACAACAG GGAATGCGGACGTCCCATGCGCCCCGTGCGTCCCTCTCAGACCTGTCCTCTCTGGAGGACGTGGAACAGCTCACAGTCAGACAGCTGAAGGAGATTCTGGTCAGGAACTTCGTCAGCTTCTCCGGCTGCTGTGAGAAGTGGGAGCtggtggagagagtgaggaggcTGTACCATGAGAACAATGGGACCCGCAAGTCTA acGGCGAGACTCGGTTGTCCAGCGATGACAGTCTCTGCCGTATCTGCATGGACGCCGTCATTGACTGCGTCCTGCTGGAATGTGGTCACATGGTCACTTGCACTAAGTGTGGGAAACGTATGAACGAGTGTCCCATCTGCAGACAGTACGTGATCCGAGCCGTGCACGTCTTCAGGTCCTGA
- the rnf34a gene encoding E3 ubiquitin-protein ligase RNF34a isoform X1, whose translation MKAGASCVWASCCGLLNDLMGTGAVRGQQAAFGGGAGHFRFAPAAGYSTFSTTSTLLCQACGQAFSVFRRRHVCCDCKKTFCSLCCVLQENLRRCATCHLLRETAFQRSRLMRLRVKDLRLYLMLHDISTDTCREKEDLVDLVLCHQGAESGEEPDTPTSPSHPLHRAPTADPASPLSLFHREPVNSSDNSGFTNQGVGDSTPLFNLEPAERPQQGMRTSHAPRASLSDLSSLEDVEQLTVRQLKEILVRNFVSFSGCCEKWELVERVRRLYHENNGTRKSNGETRLSSDDSLCRICMDAVIDCVLLECGHMVTCTKCGKRMNECPICRQYVIRAVHVFRS comes from the exons ATGAAG gcaGGGGCCTCGTGTGTGTGGGCATCGTGCTGTGGTCTGCTGAATGACCTAATGGGTACAGGAGCAGTGAGAGGACAGCAGGCAGCTTTTGGGGGAGGTGCAGGCCATTTCCGATTCGCTCCTGCTGCTGGCTACTCCaccttctccaccacctccaccctgctGTGCCAGGCCTGCGGACAAGCCTTCTCCGTCTTCAGGAGGAGG CACGTGTGCTGCGACTGTAAGAAAACCTTCTGCTCGCTGTGTTGCGTGCTGCAGGAGAACTTGCGCAGGTGTGCCACTTGTCATCTGCTGAGGGAGACGGCCTTCCAGAGGTCCCGCCTCATGCGCCTGCGCGTCAAAGACCTGCGCCTGTACCTGATGCTGCATGACATCAGCACGGACACCTGCAG agagaaggaggaccTCGTTGACCTGGTGCTGTGTCACCAAGGGGCGGAGAGTGGGGAGGAGCCAGACACCCCTACTTCACCGTCACACCCTCTTCATCGTGCGCCCACTGCAGACCCCGCCTCACCGCTCTCACTGTTTCACAGAGAACCAGTCAACAGTAGTGACAACTCAGGATTCACCaatcag GGTGTTGGTGACTCCACCCCCCTCTTTAACCTGGAGCCAGCAGAGCGCCCACAACAG GGAATGCGGACGTCCCATGCGCCCCGTGCGTCCCTCTCAGACCTGTCCTCTCTGGAGGACGTGGAACAGCTCACAGTCAGACAGCTGAAGGAGATTCTGGTCAGGAACTTCGTCAGCTTCTCCGGCTGCTGTGAGAAGTGGGAGCtggtggagagagtgaggaggcTGTACCATGAGAACAATGGGACCCGCAAGTCTA acGGCGAGACTCGGTTGTCCAGCGATGACAGTCTCTGCCGTATCTGCATGGACGCCGTCATTGACTGCGTCCTGCTGGAATGTGGTCACATGGTCACTTGCACTAAGTGTGGGAAACGTATGAACGAGTGTCCCATCTGCAGACAGTACGTGATCCGAGCCGTGCACGTCTTCAGGTCCTGA
- the anapc5 gene encoding anaphase-promoting complex subunit 5: MASVHESLYFNPMISNGVVQANIFGIKDWVTPYKIALLALLHEMSTTKPMALLDRRRLNKLILPLQQGPDLTFEQLLSTVEECCAPMVNAVKLRLFLMADRELQDMEHFFAILPNAFSDSEAYKTSVVGLYMRQMLLAYNKLSFSQVYKLYKTLQQYCRQGQRPPRDFSTLAAEDMELTSNDDPGADPMDGEELDAGSLHQSDLGCDEARGPLSQKQAEYFLARQAYLLKNDENKAMRPATLQEELNNILKFNPDFAEAHYLSYLNSVRVQDLYISTHSLLHYFDRLILCGGEGKSNGDEGYGRSLRYAVLNLATLHCRFGHYQQADLALQEAIRIAQEANDHVCLQHCLSWLYTLEQMKGSDSVTLTEDSVKMAAHFCLPYLASLGVQSLVQQGATQGIPANRLLDALRGTDVVHWKQSLSELVEISLAQTASIWRLYGKSTMAQQQVQLLLGMASLESVNYGVQQNNTEPFAIALCHLAELHADQGLYGAVGDIIKHLKQQFPSHTQHSKLWMLCDLKIQFEKAMNSGKFHLAEPHVTAIGALDSMEGLYRKAQLLRALNQMSEASKILQQVQQLGVKKRNTEMIIRVMLATAELHWDSSGFSASLPLLLQALTLTHTHNLQSLESETILHLAFTQLMLGVPEQALALVQAVLESVLAHGALLKKGRALLLMARCQAVLATSAPEELRLGKVEMAVQTLAEAAVFFTQLGCKPRLRDVYYLQARLYHTLGNVQERNKCALLFRLLNQELPPGSSIAATPL, from the exons ATGGCCAGTGTGCACGAGAGCTTGTATTTCAACCCTATGATTAGCAATGGCGTGGTGCAGGCGAACATCTTCGGCATCAAGGACTGGGTGACCCCCTACAAGATCGCTCTTTTAGCGCTGCTCCACGAAATGTCAACAACGAAGCCAATGGCGCTTCTAGACAGGAGGCGTCTGAACAAGCTCATCTTACCCCTGCAACAG GGTCCAGATCTGACGTTTGAGCAGCTCCTGAGTACTGTGGAAGAGTGCTGCGCTCCTATGGTGAATGCTGTCAAACTCAG GTTGTTCCTGATGGCAGACAGAGAGCTACAGGACATGGAGCATTTCTTTGCCATTCTGCCAAATGCCTTTAGTGATTCAGAAGCATACAAGACCAGCGTGGTTG GTCTGTACATGAGACAGATGCTGCTCGCCTACAACAAGCTCTCCTTTAGTCAGGTGTACAAGCTCTACAAAACCCTGCAGCAGTACTGTCGCCAGGGGCAACGACCCCCACGTGACTTCTCTACTCTGGCCGCCGAGGACATGGAGCTGACCAGCAATGATGACCCGGGCGCCGACCCCATGGACGGAGAGGAGCTGGACGCAGGGTCGCTGCACCAGTCCGACCTTGG GTGTGACGAGGCTCGCGGTCCACTCTCTCAGAAACAGGCCGAGTACTTCCTCGCCCGGCAG GCGTACCTGCTGAAGAACGATGAGAACAAGGCCATGAGACCGGCTACACTGCAGGAGGAGCTCAATAACATCCTCAAGTTCAACCCCGACTTCGCCGAGGCT cACTACCTGAGCTACCTGAACAGCGTGCGTGTTCAGGACCTCTACATCTCCACCCACAGTCTGCTTCACTACTTTGACCGTCTCATcctgtgtgggggggaggggaagagTAACGGAGACGAGGGTTACGGACGCAGCCTCCGTTACGCCGTGCTCAATCTGGCAACCCTGCACTGCCGCTTCGGACACTA TCAGCAGGCTGATCTGGCTCTACAGGAGGCGATTCGCATCGCACAGGAAGCAAATGATCATGTGTGCCTTCAGCACTGCCTg AGTTGGTTATACACTCTGGAACAGATGAAGGGTTCAGACAGTGTGACTCTGACTGAAGACTCTGTTAAAATGGCTGCACATTTCTGTCTACCT TATTTGGCGTCTCTGGGTGTCCAGTCTCTggtccagcagggggcgacgCAGGGCATTCCAGCCAACAGGCTTTTGGACGCCCTGCGTGGGACGGACGTCGTGCACTGGAAGCAGAGCCTATCCGAGCTCGTAGAGATCAGTCTGGCGCAAACGGCCTCTATATGGAGGCTATATGGCAAGAG cactaTGGCCCAGCAGCAGGTCCAGCTCCTCCTCGGTATGGCCAGTCTGGAGTCTGTGAACTACGGTGTTCAGCAGAACAACACGGAGCCGTTCGCCATCGCTCTGTGTCACCTGGCAGAGCTGCACGCAGACCAG GGCTTGTACGGTGCGGTTggtgacatcattaaacaccTGAAGCAGCAGTTTCCTTCCCACACTCAGCACTCCAAG CTCTGGATGCTGTGTGACCTGAAGATCCAGTTTGAGAAGGCTATGAATTCTGGGAAGTTCCACCTGGCTGAGCCCCATGTTACCGCCATCGGTGCTCTGGACAGTATGGAGGGGCTGTACAG gaaAGCCCAATTGCTGAGGGCCCTGAACCAGATGTCGGAGGCCTCTAAGATCCTACAGCAGGTCCAACAGTTGGGTGTGAAGAAAAGGAACACTGAGATGATCATCAG ggtgatGCTGGCTACTGCAGAGCTGCACTGGGACTCGTCTggtttttctgcttctctcccgCTCCTGCTACAggccctcacactcacacacacacacaacctacagAGTCTGGAGTCCGAGACCATCCTGCACCTGGCCTTtacccag CTGATGCTGGGTGTCCCTGAGCAAGCTCTGGCACTGGTCCAGGCTGTGCTGGAGTCTGTTCTGGCACACGGAGCCCTGCTGAAGAAGGGTCGTGCCCTGTTGCTCATGGCCCGCTGCCAGGCTGTGCTGGCTACGTCTGCCCCGGAGGAGCTCCGCCTGGGGA AGGTGGAGATGGCGGTACAGACTCTAGCAGAGGCCGCTGTGTTCTTTACCCAGCTGGGCTGTAAGCCCCGGCTGCGTGACGTCTACTACCTGCAGGCTCGCTTGTATCACACTCTGGGAAACGTCCAAGAACGCAACAAATGCGCTCTGCTCTTCCGCCTGCTAAACCAGGAGTTGCCACCAGGGAGCAGTATAGCAGCCACACCCTTGTAA